CAATTGACGCGGCATCTTTTGAAACTTAATATGCTGACAGCGCGAACGAATAGTAGGTAATATTGATTGCATCTGCTCTGTTAACAAAATAGCCGTAACTTCTCCATCGGGTTCCTCTAAAAATTTTAAAATCATATTAGCAGATGCTATATTTAAACGATCCGCATGATGCAGAACGTAAATTTTACGTCCTTGCTCAACACCCATCATTTTCATCTCAGAAATAAGATCACGTATTTGATCAATTTTAATAAATTGACCTTCCGGATAGATTTCGTGAATATTCGGATGATTTCCCGAATCAACACGTCTGCAATTTCGACATGTTTCACATGGAACATTTTCATGTGGATGTTCACATAGCATTAATTTTACAAAAAAATGCATAATATCCACTTTCCCTGTTCCTTTTTCGCCATCAAAAATGTATGCATGGGCTAATCTATTTTTGTCAAAAATCGTTTGAAGCTGCTTCATTACGACTGGCTGTAGTGTGAAAAGCTCTTCAACATTCTTCGCCATTTTTTATTATATTCCTTCCTATATCAATAAAGCCTTTTGGACTTGTACATGTAAATTTATTTTTGGTAGAAGCAACGCTTTACCAATTGTGATAGTAAGGAGTCCTACTGATCAAATTTGAAAAAAGCCCGCGCCTACAAGTGAACAAGACACGGGTTTTACATATATAAATTAATTAATAGACCTTTAATCTCGCCAATTTTGTCAAGAAGGTCAATCGCTTCCTTTTCTTCATCTAAAATATCTTGTGCAAGCTCCACAAGACGCGTATCAATTGTCTCAATGATTTTCAATCGTCTTCCTTCACCAAAACGATTCCATGTATGCGATTGTTTTAATTCCATACCATGCTCTACAGTTTCCTGTAAGAAACGCTTCACAAGCATTTTAAAACGAGCAAGCTCTCGCAAATTACGGGATCTTGCGACACGGTCACCAGCAGTTGAAATATCCCCCAACAATCGTGTTAGTTGTTCGGTTTGCAATTTGGAGCCTTGCTTGACGACCATATCACCAAATCGGTTATTTTGATTATTATTTTGTAGAGGCTCCTTACGATTAGTATTGATCCC
This genomic interval from Lysinibacillus sphaericus contains the following:
- the holB gene encoding DNA polymerase III subunit delta' — translated: MAKNVEELFTLQPVVMKQLQTIFDKNRLAHAYIFDGEKGTGKVDIMHFFVKLMLCEHPHENVPCETCRNCRRVDSGNHPNIHEIYPEGQFIKIDQIRDLISEMKMMGVEQGRKIYVLHHADRLNIASANMILKFLEEPDGEVTAILLTEQMQSILPTIRSRCQHIKFQKMPRQLLLKHLQENDVPHSMASTVSMMTNELETAIFLAKDEQFAQARKTVLKLVEAIRQNVHEAMIVVHEEWLPLFKEKSEMEQALDLLLFAYRDIVSIKANPEAACTYPDMLQTFKEAALHSTFERLSSQMESILQARASLQRNMNRTLLMEQLMLNLQEGYTFV
- a CDS encoding YaaR family protein, whose amino-acid sequence is MKINQDIRVGINTNRKEPLQNNNQNNRFGDMVVKQGSKLQTEQLTRLLGDISTAGDRVARSRNLRELARFKMLVKRFLQETVEHGMELKQSHTWNRFGEGRRLKIIETIDTRLVELAQDILDEEKEAIDLLDKIGEIKGLLINLYM